The following coding sequences are from one Helicoverpa armigera isolate CAAS_96S chromosome 2, ASM3070526v1, whole genome shotgun sequence window:
- the LOC126055304 gene encoding uncharacterized protein LOC126055304, which yields MRKLNLTPLKYLLIIENLTCVFRNYLCLRKCTRCLVTIWVVFETGHMFFNVYYNIVHGQNAELKAQRIYFFSSTAFSIYVMTSSLYFSKRFYKLLSNFDEFYNIFEDDVYNKKMKRAQKVMIWMVVCFIGIKFIVFYIMQVKTEDLENGLVSNTVSEYSVTVNDFRYIFQYFILDCILLIVAEQLRAISRSIDSELSAMMENQRNMGHVEGLPRVVLNYEKINKWAQAYESINESTHLCNSMFSVQLTIMLLIVTAYYIILLYSIAIITVEGVHTVKTLVMNLFSMSVFLLALLVISRAGQKIQNSSQQLRQRLCELCVHTLGNEEYYKLAKDLLRCVRTRPVRIHVFGTLDVNMSMLPSIVVLFTSYTVIALQFNNVL from the exons ATGAGAAAACTGAATCTCACTCCGTTAAAATATCTTTTGATCATAGAGAATTTGACGTGCGTGTTCAGAAATTATTTGTGTCTAAGAAAATGCACGCGTTGTCTCGTTACCATCTGGGTAGTTTTCGAAACAGGTCACATGTTCTTTAATGTTTACTACAACATCGTGCACGGACAAAACGCAGAATTAAAAGCTCAGCGGATATATTTCTTCTCTTCAACAGCATTCTCCATATACGTCATGACATCCTCATTATATTTCTCGAAAAGATTTTACAAGCTGCTCTCAAATTTCGAcgaattttacaatattttcgaAGATgatgtttacaataaaaaaatgaaaagagcACAAAAAGTTATGATATGGATGGTGGTTTGTTTTATTGGTATAAAATTTATAGTGTTTTACATAATGCAAGTAAAGACAGAGGATTTGGAAAATGGATTGGTTTCTAACACTGTATCGGAGTATAGCGTCACCGTGAATGATTTTCGCTACATATTCCAGTATTTTATATTGGATTGTATTTTATTGATTGTGGCCGAGCAGCTGCGAGCTATCTCGCGATCAATAGACAGCGAATTGTCCGCTATGATGGAAAATCAGAGAAATATGGGACATGTGGAAGGACTGCCTcgtgttgttttaaattacgagaagataaataaatgggCGCAAGCATACGAGAGTATTAACGAGAGCACACACTTGTGCAACTCAATGTTCAGTGTACAG TTGACTATCATGCTGTTGATAGTGACGGCGTATTACATAATACTGTTGTATTCCATTGCTATCATAACCGTCgag GGTGTTCACACGGTGAAGACGCTGGTGATGAACCTGTTCTCGATGTCAGTGTTCCTGCTGGCACTGCTGGTGATATCCCGCGCTGGGCAGAAGATACAGAACAGTTCACAACAGCTGCGACAGAGATTGTGCGAGCTCTGTGTTCATACTCTTGGAA ATGAAGAATACTACAAACTAGCGAAGGATCTGCTCCGTTGCGTGCGCACGCGTCCCGTCCGGATTCATGTGTTCGGTACTTTGGACGTCAACATGTCAATGCTACCTTCCATCGTCGTCTTATTTACTTCCTACACAGTTATAGCTCTGCAGTTcaataatgtattgtaa